The segment GCACCTATAAAATGGCAGAGTCAGAATGTGAATGCAAGTTTAACTGATAATGAAGTCTGTAGTCTATATATTGTTGTATTTTCAATGGtcctattttctctgtttcttcctttgatAAATATGTTGATTTCCAAATTTCTATGAGAATTCTAGGAGAATAAATTTAGGCCCAGAAAATTGATTCCCATTTCCCATGCCTAATTCTGGTTGAGAAATAAATCAATTCTATAAGCACAAGTTTACATCTAGAATGAggtttgttttgttgatgtgaAATGTGGCCACATTGGAGTTAGTTCAGTGaagggacccccaccccccatcctctgTCACTGAGAAATCTTGCCCTAGAAATTTAAGATTTGGatcaacagagagaaagagaaaaaaattaatctttctaCCTGCCTAAAATTGAGtggctctgttttctctttttgttttcattattatttgttttaatcatgTGGGTTGAATAACAGGGAACACTGCTGTGCTAGAAAACATAAAGGAAGCCAACTCagaagaattagaaattaaaaaccaaagaaaactcACATAGACTGTGTTTTGGATAGCTCTCCTTGTTTGGTTTACAGTCTTTCCTAAGGCCCAAATGCATTTCTGTCCTGATATCAAATATCCCTTTGTACTCTAAAAAATACCTTTTCCTTTAGCTAGCTCAGGTTGAGTTCTGTTACTTGAAATCTGAAATGCCCTAGCTAAACACCcttatttttttggtcttaatTAAGCAACTAACCcatttttattgtagaaaaaaagaaacacataggTAAAATGATTATTTCAGGTAGTCCTACCATTTATAGTTAACTAGTTCCCACCAAGTGTGTATCTTTCCAGATTCCCGTggaaatatacatgtataaatactTTTTACAAAGATATGAAGATACTATGAATATCTTGGTGTCAGTTTAAACCTGTACTTTATTTGATGTGGATATAGATCCACATCATTAAGACTGCATTGCCTTTTATTCTAGGGATACATcgaaatttatttaattacttgtcattagatatttttgtttcatgaatatttatatattttaaactcacCTATAACAACATTTTTGTACCTTTGTCTCTGATAGAATTATTTCCTGAGGATAAagtcctagaaatggaattgtaaGGTCTAAGAGATTATGAGCATCTGTAAGGCTTTTCCATGTTGTCTTTAGGGTGTATTTTTTATATCTTGCTTCCAAACATATTCTTCTGTGTTACTGATCCCCAGTCTAtagctttcagctcaggtgaaGTCAGCCAGGACACCACGATCAACACTCCTGCCCAGTCTGTCTGCCTTTAGGTAGTTGAGCAGCTGAGACATTACCTGGAATTCAAATATTCTATTGACACCACAAGGGCAATATGGAATATCCTTTCTTTGAGAGATATTTTCACCAGAAATCAGATAGGTGCAATCTCCCTGCCATATCTGAGAATCTGTTCTGCCTCaagggttatttttgttttagacttctggattttctcttccttggatTCGTGTTTTGCCACTGAATCCAATTCTCCCCCAGGTGCTTCACCCACACTTCTCGTAACttcagattcattttctttttcaacaatctCACATGTAATCTCATCTTCTGTTTCTATTACAGCTTCGAATACTGGACAAAGGCAGTTGTGGTCTGGAATTGTTCTTCCAAATAATCTGATTGTGTACACACCTGCTTATGCCCAAATCTCCAGTCTAGAGCCTAATGCTCCTTACTGCAGTGATGAACCCTGTGACATCTGTAGCATGTTGGGGTTCAATAGCCACAAACCCAGCAGAGTTTAGTCCCAGACTTGAGCTGGAGGCACACATGCTCTCCTGTCTCTGAAAGAAGATCCTCAGAAGGTGGCTCCTATGAGTAAAAGTCATTTTTGCTGGGTGGCTGATTTCTAAAAACAGGGCCATGCAGCCGAAGAGTTAGAGATGGAGGTGGAAGGCATGGGGTGGTGGGGCAGCTGCACATAGAGTTGCTCCACGAAGCCCAGAGCTGGAGCTAAACgtacttaattataaaatagtaGGATTAAAAAGGAGTTGTGGCTAGAAGCAAACTATAAAAAATGGTTCGGTCTACACTTTCCTTAAAAATCTGTACTAATGagccaaaagaaaataagttgaTATTTGTTGTGTAAGTCTTAAATAAAAGCTGTCACAGGAAACCACGAAGAGAATCAAGTATTTTCTGAAGTACCCAGAGAGTTCTTTGCCCAGATATAAAGGGGAAATTCTCTACAAGTTATTTTTATGCAGCATAtgcaatttaaataatattaaggcTAGGTTTTTTTATTTGGCAAGAATTTTTGATAATGAAATTTTAGTGTTCTGAATGCAGAGTGGAATGCTGTGAGTGACAAGGCAagtggaatacatttttttttttaaatacagtgttTAGGTAGGGAATTCATGGATTGGACTTTAAGTGACTAAAAGCTATTTTCTGgattaataatttttacaaatatttatctgATTTCAAAAGCCATTTTATGTTTGGGCAAGCTGGCCTGAATCATAGGACAGCCATTAGATTAGAGCTTTAAATTGCAGTAGTCCATTAAAGAGTATGAACTGAGACAtgtgtgaataaaaaaaaaaatgttaagagttaATAAGAGCTGGCAGTGGCAAAATGACCTTAGTGATCAAATCTATGATTACCAGATGCCAAAGGAAATTGTAATAACCTGGCTGCAGTACTTTCgagaacattaaaaacaaatcaacaagcAAGCAAACTAACAGAAATGTCTTTCTAGAAGTGTACAGTGAAATACGAACAGCTAATATATGCAGTAGACTTAGGTAGTTTTCTCTGAATTTCGTGTGTTTTCAAAAAACCAGATTATATGCTCAAGCTCTGACACATAATGCATTATGATCCAAGGATTATGGATTTCATTCCATGATtgaatgaaattttttctttctcattttccatcTGTAAGAGATATGCTGCACTTTTTTGATATTATGACTTCATCAAGAGAGAATTaagccatttttttctgttttaatgtttattaaatagcTGTAATTAAGTATCATAATACTGGATTTTTTCCCCAACAAATGTAAGAGATAAACCAGTGGCAGTATTGCAGAATATGTTAGTTTTATGATATGTTAAGAAATGAATTTATgttcctaattttaaaacattttagccTTACATTATTCTGTTCATTATgttatgattatattttatcgTTTATTAGTATGCTCTGCATGTCTTCTATGTGATAATCTGTTATTATGTTGattgttattatatttaaacAACTTTTATAAAATGGATCCTGgtgctttttatattaaaaatattcatattcttaATTACTCAATGCTAAGTTAATTGAGACATTTTAGTGTTCCCTAgattagaattaaattaaatttagcttCTATAAGGTGGCTAAAGGATACCTAGCACTTCATTGTACTGCCCGCTGTGCTCTGTTAACTCACCTGCCAAACCAAATATGAAGCAGTGGTACCCTGCAGAAAGGCCAGTATCCACTCACATGAAACACTAAATAatcctataaaatataaatacttgatttaaaagtaatctcattcttttaaaaaacatcagtAATTAGGTACATTCAAACAATATTTTAGTTGTAGCCATAGGTATAGTCTAGCTGtgaacttggaattttttttaattttatttatttacttatttaagagagagagaaagtgaaagagagcacaagcagaggcaagaaggagaagcaggctccccactgagctgggaaccctacatggggctcaatcccaggaccctgggatcataacctgagctgaaggcagacgctcaaccgactgagccacccaggggacctatttttccttaaagaacTCAACAGCCTGTTTCACTCTTAAATTGATATCATGATGTTACTGATTCTCATTAAGTTACTCTAAttccagaaattcttttttaaaatataaatgggagATGATAAATACTATGATAAGCAATGTAGCCCATATAAGCCTTCAGTATACTTTCCCTCTGTTTATTACATAAGCTGCAAACCACAGCAGAGACAGAACTCTGGGAGAATGGGATCTGAGACAGATAACTTTTGATAAGAAGTAGAGAGATGAGACTTTGGGTGATAGGCCAGGGACCTGTGGACTCTTGCACATCTAGAGCTATGTGGTCTCTGAGGCAGGATGGAAAGCTTATATCTGGTTTGTCTAAAAGTCCCGTTAGCCAAGTGACAAATTTATCCTGGGATGTCTTATCAAAAACTGTGTTGTTCTTTGTTAGAGTGTCTTTATTAAGATACATTTGAGAACAAGGATGTTAGTTACCTTTGGTCATAGTTACAAATGAAGTTGGGAAATAAGATGatacaatattttgaatatcctTCATTCAACTGAAGCATGATCAAATTTTCCAAGTTGATGCTTATATTGAAGACGtactctttttttcaatttttttcctctcttcttataATATTCCAGAAGCAAAGTAATGTATTAGGATTATAGAATTCCTTTCAAGATGGTGATTCCAAACTTTTGGTACCAatgaattcctttcctttttttttattttttttttttgaattatttttaaatacttcttttttcttttgattctttcttctaaATTCATGATTCAGGCTTAATTTAAGCCCTAGCTAATCAAAATCTCTTGGATGGGACTGCatcatgaatcttaaaaaaaaaaaaaaaaaataagcaggacagcctgggtggctcagcggtttagcgcctgccttcatcccagggcgtgaccctggggactgcagatccagtcccacgtcaggctccctgcatcggatctgcttctccctccgcctgtgcctctgcctctctctctctctctctgtctcctctctgtgtattctcatgaataaataataaaatctaaaaaaaataaataaaaaaataagcataccAAAAATCACAAACTAAGGTTATGGGGTGTTATATAACAATAGTGGAGTGAGGCAAGTAAATATGCAAGTATAATTTAGAAATTGTACTTGTGACAAAAATCCAATTAAGATTACGTTACAAAATGCTCAGGGAACTCATAACCTGGAAATGGCAGATTGCTAGTGTGGAAGGCAGATTGCTaatcttaaaggaaataaaacatcagCTGATATTAAAATATAGGGACCTGTAGAAAgcttaataaaaaaatgagagtaaACTTTACAACCTTAGGGAGTAGTTTTTGCAAAAGTATGAATACCTGAAATAGGTACAGTTGCAAGACTGTAGTAGGACTGGAAAAAGAACTGTTTCTGTGACATTAACAAGAAATGCATTGGTGACATGGGCGTCACACTGACAGGCACTgaagaatagacattttaatactttttcctGAGATTTGGAAAGACCAAAGACGTATTTAAGCAAAATTGTGTAATGACTGAATCTCCATTTTAGATCAGTCTACTAGAAAGATGAACTTTATATTAGAATGGTATGTTTTCTAAGGCAAGAAGGTAACTTGCCAGTGAAACACTACTTGCAGAATGATGCAAAGTAATATAATTTTTGCTTAAACATTGTGTATAAAAAGCACTGTGAAAGCAAGTGCACATTTACCCTATATTAACACTAATCCCATTTTCTAGAGTTGCTATTTAAATTAACAGCAACCTTTTTCCCCCTGCTGGAATATATGCAAATGCAGCCTAAATTCTACTAATTGCTAACTTCTACTAATAATTACTTTTGCTCACAATACTCATAAATGGCTTCATTATGCTATATATTCATGATCTTGCTGTTGAGAGGTACTTTTATACCAGTGTTtctgtatcagaaaaaaattcttttcaatatCCATAGTACCATTTGAGATTTGCTATAAATATGCAGTCATAAATCttccttaaaaaatgaacataatgaGTTTCCCTTTTCATTCTACAAGGACTCTTCTGTATCCTGAGCCCTTCTCCTTTGCTCTGGGTTAAGGAAGCATCATGTTGGCCTGCAGTAATTTCTAGGGTAAAACTGCTACCCTTAAACATACAACC is part of the Canis lupus dingo isolate Sandy chromosome 38, ASM325472v2, whole genome shotgun sequence genome and harbors:
- the LOC112642853 gene encoding LOW QUALITY PROTEIN: programmed cell death protein 2 (The sequence of the model RefSeq protein was modified relative to this genomic sequence to represent the inferred CDS: inserted 2 bases in 2 codons; substituted 4 bases at 4 genomic stop codons), encoding MCSCPTTPCLPPPSLTLRLHGPVFRNQPPSKNDFYSXEPPSEDLLSETGEHVCLQLKSGTKLCWVCGYXTPTCYRCHRVHHCSKEHXALDWRFGHKQVCTQSDYLEEXIPDHNCLCPVFEAVIETEDEITCEIVEKENESEVTRSVGEAPGGELDSVAKHESKEEKIQKSKTKITLEAEQILRYGREIAPIXISGENISQRKDIPYCPCGVNRIFEFQVMSQLLNYLKADRLGRSVDRGVLADFTXAESYRLGISNTEEYVWKQDIKNTP